A single genomic interval of Gammaproteobacteria bacterium harbors:
- the tssC gene encoding type VI secretion system contractile sheath large subunit, with translation MNQTQNLSQKHIHAETSLLEQAINVTWQTERSEAEQLLRTLSEEALKGTISWDSNLIATINAAIKGIDEIISKQLAVIMHQEKFKKLEGSWRGLHYFVTNTETNANLRIKVLNISREALGKDLSKASEFDQSQLYKLVYETEFGAPGGEPYGALIGDYEFSNHPEDIELLTKISNVAAAGFCPFISAASPKLFGFNSWTRLSHPRDLESIFNSVEYAKWRSLRESEDSRFLTLTMPRVLARAPYGQLTRPIEEFNYEEGLPNTEGKPLKLAHDDYCWMNAAYALGTRLTNAFSRSGWCTAIRGPEGGGRINNLPLHTFISDDGDLDAACPTEIGITDRREAELGRLGFLPLCHYKNTDYAVFFGAQTLQKAQKYDKPEATANAAISARLPYLMATSRFAHYLKVMGRDKIGSFMEAEEVEAWLNNWLNNYVNGNAESGQDMKARFPLAEARVQVEAVPGRPGAYQAVAWLRPWLQLEELTTSLRLVANIPQIK, from the coding sequence ATGAATCAAACACAAAACTTATCACAAAAACACATCCATGCCGAAACCAGTTTATTGGAACAAGCCATCAACGTCACCTGGCAAACTGAGCGCTCAGAAGCAGAGCAGCTGCTGCGTACCCTAAGCGAAGAAGCATTAAAAGGAACTATTTCCTGGGATAGTAACTTAATCGCCACCATCAATGCGGCTATCAAAGGCATAGATGAAATCATTTCCAAGCAGCTGGCAGTCATTATGCACCAGGAAAAATTCAAAAAACTCGAAGGGAGTTGGCGCGGTTTGCATTACTTTGTCACCAATACAGAAACTAATGCTAACTTACGTATCAAAGTACTCAACATTTCCCGCGAAGCACTGGGAAAAGATTTAAGCAAAGCTTCCGAATTCGATCAAAGTCAGCTTTACAAATTGGTTTATGAAACTGAATTTGGCGCGCCAGGCGGCGAACCCTATGGTGCTTTGATTGGAGATTATGAATTCAGCAATCATCCAGAAGATATTGAGCTACTAACGAAAATATCTAATGTGGCGGCTGCAGGATTCTGTCCGTTTATTTCTGCGGCTAGCCCTAAATTATTTGGCTTTAACAGCTGGACGCGCCTGTCACATCCACGTGATCTGGAAAGTATTTTCAACTCCGTGGAATATGCCAAATGGCGCAGCCTGCGTGAGTCAGAAGATTCACGTTTTCTGACGCTGACTATGCCGCGGGTCTTGGCCCGTGCACCTTATGGACAACTCACCCGGCCGATAGAAGAATTTAATTACGAGGAAGGATTGCCTAATACAGAAGGTAAACCACTCAAACTAGCTCACGATGATTACTGTTGGATGAATGCGGCGTATGCATTAGGTACGCGCCTCACCAATGCATTCAGTCGTTCAGGTTGGTGTACGGCTATCCGGGGTCCTGAAGGCGGCGGTCGTATCAATAATCTGCCGTTACATACTTTTATCAGTGATGATGGCGACCTCGATGCGGCCTGCCCTACGGAAATTGGCATCACTGACCGGCGTGAGGCGGAACTGGGACGTTTGGGTTTCCTGCCGTTATGCCATTATAAAAATACGGATTATGCAGTGTTTTTTGGCGCTCAAACCCTACAGAAGGCGCAAAAATATGACAAACCGGAGGCGACTGCCAATGCGGCTATTTCTGCACGCTTGCCATATCTGATGGCGACTTCACGTTTTGCGCATTATCTAAAAGTGATGGGACGGGACAAGATCGGTTCCTTTATGGAAGCAGAAGAGGTGGAAGCTTGGTTAAACAATTGGTTGAATAATTATGTGAATGGTAATGCTGAATCGGGTCAAGATATGAAGGCACGCTTTCCATTAGCAGAAGCACGTGTGCAGGTGGAAGCTGTACCAGGACGTCCGGGTGCTTATCAGGCAGTTGCCTGGCTGCGACCTTGGTTGCAATTGGAGGAGTTGACTACTTCTTTGCGGTTGGTTGCGAATATTCCGCAGATTAAATAA